The sequence below is a genomic window from Acidimicrobiales bacterium.
ACGACGGTGCGGTCGTCGACCTTCCCGGCCTGCACGGCGAGGGCGAGCTCGAGGTCCGAGAACCCGCCGCCCTTGCCCACCCGCACCCCGTCGCGGTTGACGGCCACCGACCCGCAGACGACGAGGTCGAGGTGGGGGAGGTCGGCCACCGCCGTCGGCCGGCCCACCCGCCCGGCGCCCTTGATCGAGGCGACCTGCCGGGGCCGGGCGCCGCCGACGGCCGGGTCGTCGGGGTCGAGGAGGAGGAACGGCAGCGGCTCGGTGAGGCGGGGGACGGCCACGAACACGCGCCGGCCCTCGGCCAGCGCCAG
It includes:
- a CDS encoding 5-formyltetrahydrofolate cyclo-ligase, which encodes LALAEGRRVFVAVPRLTEPLPFLLLDPDDPAVGGARPRQVASIKGAGRVGRPTAVADLPHLDLVVCGSVAVNRDGVRVGKGGGFSDLELALAVQAGKVDDRTVVATTVHPVQLLDEDLPETDHDFRVDLVVTPDEVVECGARRRPPGVLWDHLDAEKLAAVPAVAALRDAMRP